In the Podospora pseudocomata strain CBS 415.72m chromosome 5, whole genome shotgun sequence genome, one interval contains:
- a CDS encoding hypothetical protein (antiSMASH:Cluster_2; COG:J; EggNog:ENOG503P4FP) — protein sequence MSHLPCFCYKGFGEEKRQELWYSQAVRIGDQIECSGQGGWNPETSEVHKSLSDEFDQAFKNVDLALRTAGGKGWCQVYKIRVYLTIIDDEAVEALVRNLRTWMPDHQPIMTAIGVNKLGLEGMRIEVEAVAHDPEGAAKHAAEEAAGSH from the exons ATGTCCCACCTTCCGTGTTTTTGCTACAAAGGATTTGGCGAAGAGAAGCGTCAGGAGCTTTGGTACAGCCAGGCTGTGCGTATCGGAGACCAAATTGAGTGCTCTGGTCAAG GCGGCTGGAACCCCGAAACAAGCGAAGTCCACAAGAGCTTGTCCGACGAGTTCGACCAGGCGTTCAAGAATGTCGATCTAGCCCTTCGCACCGCTGGCGGAAAGGGGTGGTGCCAGGTGTACAAAATCCGTGTGTATCTTACCATCATTGACGACGAAGCGGTTGAGGCGTTGGTTCGCAACCTGAGGACGTGGATGCCGGATCATCAGCCTATTATGACGGCGATTGGGGTGAACAAGTTGGGCTTGGAAGGGATGAGGATCGAGGTGGAGGCTGTTGCTCATGATCCCGAGGGGGCTGCGAAGCATGCTGCGGAGGAGGCAGCTGGTTCGCATTAG